One genomic segment of Thermosipho africanus Ob7 includes these proteins:
- a CDS encoding NAD(P)/FAD-dependent oxidoreductase translates to MRREKVDVLIVGGGAAGLAAAISATESGAKTVLLERDRSTGGVLNQCIHNGFGLHVFKEELTGPEFMERLWEELKEDVIRPNFTVLEIKPDTREVITLSEDGIIVFEPKALVMSTGARERPLNSLRIPGSRVAGIYTAGVAQKMVNIYNRLPGKKVLIVGSGDIGLIMARRLKIEGMDVVGVVEIMPEPGGLIRNVVQCLEDFNIPLWLSHTVIEIHGKERLSEVVIAKVDENKKPIAGTEKVIKVDTLVTSVGLIPQNELIENFVEMDPINRGPVVDDYMRTSVEWIFAAGNNVAIHDLVDFVYDEGKIAGMYAARYALGEKLPEVKYEFVRGKNVGVMLPQRFTGTQPFKIYIRPTKSLVKSALKFSDKTIRKFNWRIRPSEMIDLVVKDFEGFDSKITVEVSSLD, encoded by the coding sequence ATGAGAAGGGAAAAAGTAGATGTTTTGATAGTAGGTGGAGGTGCAGCAGGACTTGCTGCAGCAATTTCTGCAACTGAAAGTGGCGCAAAGACAGTTTTGCTAGAAAGGGATAGAAGTACTGGAGGCGTTTTAAACCAATGTATTCACAATGGGTTTGGGCTTCATGTATTTAAAGAGGAACTTACTGGACCTGAGTTTATGGAAAGACTCTGGGAAGAATTAAAAGAGGATGTAATAAGGCCTAATTTTACAGTTTTGGAGATTAAACCTGATACAAGAGAAGTAATTACCCTTTCAGAAGATGGGATAATTGTATTTGAACCAAAAGCTCTTGTTATGAGTACAGGAGCAAGAGAGAGGCCTTTGAATTCCCTTAGAATACCAGGTTCCAGAGTTGCTGGTATTTATACAGCAGGAGTTGCACAAAAGATGGTAAATATATACAACAGGCTTCCGGGTAAAAAAGTCTTAATAGTTGGTTCTGGAGACATTGGCCTTATTATGGCAAGAAGGTTAAAGATAGAGGGGATGGATGTTGTAGGTGTTGTAGAAATAATGCCTGAGCCAGGTGGCCTTATTAGAAACGTTGTTCAATGTCTTGAAGACTTTAATATACCGTTGTGGCTAAGCCATACAGTAATTGAAATCCATGGAAAAGAAAGGCTTTCTGAGGTTGTTATTGCAAAAGTAGATGAAAACAAAAAACCAATTGCTGGGACTGAAAAGGTTATTAAAGTTGATACACTAGTAACATCTGTTGGTCTTATTCCACAAAACGAGTTAATTGAAAACTTTGTTGAAATGGATCCAATAAATAGAGGACCAGTTGTAGATGATTATATGAGAACAAGTGTTGAATGGATTTTTGCAGCAGGTAATAACGTTGCAATACATGATTTGGTTGATTTTGTATACGACGAAGGAAAGATTGCTGGAATGTATGCAGCAAGATATGCTTTAGGTGAGAAGCTGCCGGAAGTAAAATACGAGTTTGTAAGAGGTAAAAATGTTGGAGTAATGCTTCCTCAAAGGTTTACTGGAACACAACCATTTAAAATATATATAAGGCCCACAAAAAGTTTGGTAAAATCTGCTTTAAAATTTTCAGATAAAACAATTAGAAAATTCAATTGGAGGATTAGACCAAGTGAGATGATAGACTTGGTTGTAAAAGATTTTGAGGGCTTTGATAGTAAAATCACCGTGGAGGTGAGCAGTCTTGATTAA